GAGCTCCATTAAACTGGAACTGGAGTATCATCACCTCTGTTCTATTTAGTTCAGTATTTCAGGCCACGTTtagatgaaaatgaaagaaaaaactatCAACAGAACAGTCCTTCCTTTGCGTTTAAAGAAAAATTGCggttcatatgataacactgtgaaaACCATCCTCGTGCACActgatccacaaaaacaaccaaaaatgctgtagtcTGCACGCCAGTGAgggtctgaggacagagggatgtcatatgctgtaaagccctctgaggcaaactgtgatttgtgtaAGTCTGACTTGAAGCTGGCCAGTCCAGTAGCTGGCAGTGTatctttgtaatgacacaccacagcagAAAACCACACGTCTGTGCGCACAGGCCCTCTTCTACAGAGCAGTGAgtagaaacagacaaaaagatgCTGGTGAAAGCACGAGAAGTGACAGAATGAAGTGGGACTGTTTCTTTGAGCGACACTGGATCATACAGTCCGCCGTTGTTGTTATTGTCGTCCTCCTGTTCGCCAtggctgtttgtctgaaacGTGAAGTGTCGTCTCCGACAAGATCTGCGTGTCGCCAGTTTCCACAGGGACAGAAGGGATGCCGTTTTCAAAAGATGACACTCTGGTTCAGCCCTGACCTGCACTGATGCTCTTACCACCGAGGTGTTGAGTCCGGACACCACCGGGTCGTGGACTTCACGGCAGTGGTTCCCTTCAGCCTCACAGGCGGGAATCATGGTGATCACTTTGTCCGGGTCGGTCGCCGTCTTCACATCAGACAGACCTTTAGCCCACGCCGCTGAGCTCACCAGCCACATAAAGGCGAACACTCCTGTCACACCCAGGtcctgatcacacacacacacacacacacacacacacacacacacacacacacacacacacacacagaggtcagcTGTCAGGTCAGCTGTCAGGTCAGCTGTCAGCAATGGCGTCAGGTGTGTAAACTCACGATCAGCGGGCCCTTGTTGTTCTCCTTGTACTTGTCGAAGAAGAAGACGTAGATGCTGAGTGCCGCTGTAGAGTAGAGGAAGGCGAAGACGCCAATGGTGACGAAGAACTCAGCCGAGGAGGAGTAGTCACCGACCAGGAAGACCTGCTGTTTTTCGGGGCCCATACAGGTGGGGGCCTCAAAGTACACCTGGTGGAGTCTGAGACAGAGACGGAAAGTTGACCTGAGCTGCTGTGATGATGGAGAGCAGCGTGACCTCT
This genomic stretch from Plectropomus leopardus isolate mb unplaced genomic scaffold, YSFRI_Pleo_2.0 unplaced_scaffold4325, whole genome shotgun sequence harbors:
- the LOC121939201 gene encoding synaptophysin-like produces the protein LVAQGQFRVLKVPLGFIKALQWFFAIFAFSTCGSYSGMFRIAVDCKNKTYSDLRIEVEFEYPFRLHQVYFEAPTCMGPEKQQVFLVGDYSSSAEFFVTIGVFAFLYSTAALSIYVFFFDKYKENNKGPLIDLGVTGVFAFMWLVSSAAWAKGLSDVKTATDPDKVITMIPACEAEGNHCREVHDPVVSGLNTSV